The Aureitalea marina genome includes a window with the following:
- the nusA gene encoding transcription termination factor NusA produces the protein MENLALIDSFSEFKDDKLIDRVTLMAILEDVFRNALKKKFGSDENFDIIINPDKGDLEIWRNRIVVADGDVEDPNEEISLTEAQKIEEDFEIGEDVSEEVKLIDLGRRSILALRQNLIAKIHEHDNTNIYKQFKELEGEIYTAEVHHIRHRAVILLDDEGNELIMPKDRQIPSDFFRKGDNVRGIIESVELKGNKPAIIMSRAHPMFLEKLFEQEIPEVFDGLITVKKVVRIPGEKAKVAVDSYDDRIDPVGACVGMKGSRIHGIVRELGNENIDVINFTNNLNLFITRALSPARVTSIAIDEENKRAEVILKPEEVSKAIGRGGHNIRLAGQLTGYEIDVLREGAEEDVELTEFSDEIDQWIIDEFRKIGLDTAKSVLEQDLKDLVSRTDLEEETIQEVINILKEEFEE, from the coding sequence ATGGAAAATTTAGCGTTAATTGACTCGTTTTCTGAATTCAAGGACGATAAACTGATCGACCGGGTTACCCTGATGGCTATCCTGGAAGATGTGTTTAGAAATGCTCTGAAGAAGAAGTTCGGTAGTGACGAAAACTTTGACATCATCATCAACCCGGATAAGGGGGATTTGGAGATCTGGAGAAACAGGATCGTTGTGGCAGATGGGGATGTTGAGGACCCTAATGAGGAAATCTCCCTCACGGAAGCCCAAAAGATCGAGGAAGATTTTGAAATTGGCGAGGATGTTTCCGAGGAGGTAAAGCTGATTGACTTAGGAAGGCGTTCCATCCTGGCCTTGCGTCAAAACCTGATCGCCAAGATCCATGAGCACGACAATACCAATATCTATAAGCAGTTCAAGGAGCTGGAAGGCGAGATCTATACGGCTGAGGTTCATCACATCCGTCACCGAGCAGTAATCTTGCTGGACGATGAAGGCAACGAACTGATCATGCCCAAGGATCGCCAGATTCCATCGGATTTCTTCCGCAAGGGAGATAACGTTCGCGGAATCATTGAGAGTGTGGAATTGAAAGGTAACAAGCCGGCAATTATTATGTCTCGGGCACATCCTATGTTCCTGGAAAAATTGTTCGAACAAGAGATCCCAGAGGTTTTCGATGGATTGATCACGGTAAAGAAAGTGGTTCGTATTCCTGGGGAGAAGGCTAAAGTGGCCGTGGATTCATATGACGACCGTATCGATCCCGTTGGTGCCTGTGTGGGTATGAAGGGGTCACGTATTCACGGTATCGTTCGGGAATTGGGCAACGAGAATATCGATGTGATCAACTTCACCAATAACCTGAATTTGTTCATCACAAGAGCATTGAGCCCTGCACGTGTTACCTCTATCGCCATCGATGAAGAGAACAAGCGGGCCGAGGTGATCTTGAAGCCTGAAGAGGTGTCCAAGGCAATTGGCCGTGGCGGTCACAACATCCGATTGGCTGGTCAATTGACTGGCTATGAGATCGATGTGCTGAGAGAAGGTGCCGAGGAAGATGTAGAGCTGACCGAATTCTCGGATGAGATCGATCAATGGATCATTGACGAGTTTAGAAAGATCGGTCTGGATACTGCGAAGAGTGTATTGGAGCAGGACCTGAAAGATCTGGTCAGCAGAACCGACCTGGAGGAAGAAACCATACAGGAGGTGATCAACATATTAAAAGAAGAATTTGAAGAGTAG
- the rimP gene encoding ribosome assembly cofactor RimP, which yields MKKQVQQLLDSALEDRPDLFLINMEVSEANQIRVIIDGDKGVKVQDCIEISRAIEHNLDRESEDFSLEVLSAGVSEPLTMARQYQKNIGRKLKVRSNDQTIEGKLEKADDNEIILTWKVREPKPIGKGKVTVEKQAQLAYDDIQEAKVMITF from the coding sequence ATGAAAAAGCAAGTTCAGCAACTTTTAGACAGCGCCTTAGAGGATCGTCCCGATCTCTTCTTGATCAATATGGAGGTAAGCGAAGCCAATCAGATCCGGGTGATCATCGATGGCGATAAAGGTGTAAAAGTTCAGGATTGTATCGAAATCAGCCGTGCCATAGAGCACAACCTGGACAGGGAGTCCGAAGACTTTTCCTTGGAGGTTTTATCTGCCGGGGTGAGCGAACCCTTAACCATGGCCAGACAGTATCAAAAGAATATCGGTAGAAAACTGAAGGTCAGGTCCAACGACCAGACTATTGAAGGAAAGCTAGAGAAGGCGGATGACAATGAAATTATCCTGACCTGGAAGGTCAGGGAGCCCAAACCGATTGGCAAGGGTAAAGTGACCGTAGAGAAGCAGGCCCAATTGGCCTACGATGATATACAAGAAGCAAAAGTGATGATAACATTTTAA
- a CDS encoding universal stress protein produces the protein MKRILVPTDFSETAHNAMQVAAQLARRYDGEIIMLHCLEIPLHLSTARETGSLPDGLFFIKLAEKRCSEILEQPFLKDVVVHQVIGHDEIFRDAELITQKQNIDAIVIGSHGASGFQEMFIGSNTEKIVRTAAVPVLVIKGHHQDFEIKDFVFATDFTEEGKSAYKQARNFLTDTDARIHMLFVNTPGDFRTNQEIKEQMSQFIEGIQDTNYTLNIYNDQTVEKGILNFSNEIGAQLIGMGTHGRKGLAHFFNGSISEDLVNHAQLPVMTFRI, from the coding sequence ATGAAACGCATTCTAGTTCCAACGGATTTTTCTGAAACAGCCCATAATGCCATGCAAGTGGCTGCGCAACTCGCTCGTCGATACGATGGGGAGATCATAATGCTTCACTGCCTGGAGATTCCCCTGCACTTGAGTACCGCCAGGGAAACCGGCAGTTTGCCCGATGGGCTCTTCTTTATTAAACTGGCCGAAAAGCGTTGTTCAGAGATCTTGGAGCAACCCTTTTTAAAGGATGTGGTGGTCCACCAGGTCATTGGACACGATGAGATTTTCAGGGATGCGGAATTGATCACCCAAAAACAGAATATTGATGCCATTGTGATCGGGTCTCATGGAGCCAGTGGATTCCAGGAGATGTTCATTGGAAGTAATACAGAAAAGATTGTCCGCACAGCCGCAGTTCCAGTTCTGGTAATCAAAGGGCATCATCAAGATTTTGAAATCAAAGATTTCGTCTTTGCCACCGACTTTACTGAAGAAGGAAAATCGGCCTATAAACAAGCCAGGAACTTTCTAACGGATACAGATGCCCGGATTCACATGCTGTTTGTGAACACACCAGGAGATTTCAGGACAAACCAGGAGATCAAAGAGCAAATGAGCCAATTCATTGAAGGTATACAAGACACTAATTACACCTTGAACATCTACAACGATCAAACGGTAGAGAAAGGGATTTTAAACTTCTCCAATGAGATCGGCGCTCAGCTGATTGGAATGGGAACCCATGGCCGGAAAGGACTAGCGCATTTCTTTAACGGCAGCATCAGCGAGGATTTGGTGAATCATGCCCAACTGCCTGTTATGACCTTCAGGATCTGA
- a CDS encoding HmuY family protein — MQRPNLFFLLIFFSLIIGCSKDPELREVTVPEFTVTDIPSSKVRYDSAFDILGVGFPEVQVGIRVTISDVQANFTIVNDTLMSVLVNRVIPSGNSTVKVFRLNEEIYRSDIRVLMELFRDTIVNLRAIGSENVPDDGPFRRFDLIGGFSTGNTQEWDVAFRGATIAVNGGDEVGVIGEPVRNADVGGLVVELPYDQVLNADGLSFLQDAPGQWAIPDAPELGWYQLENNDQIIAPISGRTLVFRTRDGHFAKMEVLSYYLNSPENPDPEIDQDRTYTFRYTYNPNAGETFLK; from the coding sequence ATGCAAAGACCCAATCTTTTCTTCCTGCTCATTTTTTTCAGCCTCATCATTGGATGTAGCAAAGATCCTGAGTTACGAGAGGTGACCGTGCCAGAATTTACTGTGACCGATATCCCTTCATCCAAGGTCAGGTACGATTCTGCATTTGATATTTTAGGTGTGGGGTTCCCTGAAGTTCAGGTCGGCATAAGGGTAACGATTTCTGATGTGCAGGCCAACTTTACCATAGTAAATGATACACTGATGTCAGTATTGGTTAACCGGGTTATTCCTAGTGGTAACAGCACGGTAAAGGTCTTTCGATTAAATGAGGAGATCTACAGATCTGATATTCGTGTGCTCATGGAACTGTTTCGGGATACCATTGTCAATTTGCGGGCTATTGGCTCAGAAAACGTTCCGGACGATGGTCCGTTTAGAAGATTTGATCTCATAGGAGGCTTTAGTACCGGAAATACTCAAGAATGGGATGTGGCTTTCAGAGGGGCGACAATAGCCGTAAATGGTGGGGATGAAGTTGGCGTAATAGGCGAGCCGGTTCGTAATGCCGATGTTGGTGGGTTGGTTGTGGAACTTCCTTATGACCAGGTCTTAAACGCTGATGGGCTCTCATTTCTGCAGGATGCTCCAGGGCAATGGGCTATTCCCGATGCGCCCGAATTGGGATGGTATCAGTTAGAGAATAATGACCAGATCATTGCTCCAATTTCAGGCAGAACATTGGTTTTTCGTACACGGGATGGTCATTTTGCCAAGATGGAGGTCCTTAGCTACTATTTGAACTCTCCAGAAAATCCGGATCCAGAAATAGATCAGGATAGAACGTATACCTTCCGCTATACCTACAACCCGAATGCTGGGGAAACGTTTTTAAAGTAG
- a CDS encoding ferritin — protein MNSTIEQLLNDQIKYEAQASMQYMAMASWADAKGYSGVSNFFYAQSEEERMHMTKLVKFVNERGGNVIIPSLDQPEADFGGLLALFEKFLSSEIFVTEKINHIIYECLQKKDYNVHNFMQWYVTEQLEEEATARTLLDKLNIIGDNTSGYYLFDRDIEILAAEGGDTEE, from the coding sequence ATGAATTCTACAATTGAACAACTTCTGAACGATCAGATTAAATACGAAGCCCAGGCTTCTATGCAATATATGGCTATGGCCTCTTGGGCCGATGCCAAAGGATACAGCGGAGTATCCAATTTCTTTTACGCACAATCCGAAGAGGAACGAATGCATATGACCAAACTGGTCAAGTTTGTCAACGAAAGAGGAGGAAATGTGATCATCCCTTCATTGGATCAACCTGAAGCGGACTTCGGAGGACTACTGGCCCTATTCGAAAAATTCTTAAGCAGCGAGATCTTTGTGACAGAAAAGATCAACCACATCATTTACGAGTGCTTGCAAAAGAAGGACTATAATGTCCACAACTTCATGCAGTGGTATGTGACGGAGCAGCTGGAAGAAGAAGCTACAGCCCGGACACTGCTAGATAAGCTGAACATTATTGGTGACAACACTTCAGGATATTACCTTTTTGATCGGGACATTGAAATACTGGCAGCCGAAGGAGGCGACACAGAAGAATAA